From the Euphorbia lathyris chromosome 6, ddEupLath1.1, whole genome shotgun sequence genome, one window contains:
- the LOC136232413 gene encoding 5'-adenylylsulfate reductase 3, chloroplastic-like — translation MAFSVSSSSSSSATAISATNYSRSTPPSELKVPQFGSFRLLDRPAALNLSQRRCAVKPVNAEPKRNDSIVPLAAAIAEPEVSEKVEVEDFEQLAKELEKSSPLEIMDKALEKFGNEIAIAFSGAEDVALIEYAKLTGRPFRVFSLDTGRLNPETYKFFDTVEKTYGIRIEYMFPDAVEVQALVRSKGLFSFYEDGHQECCRVRKVRPLRRALKGLRAWITGQRKDQSPGTRAEIPVVQVDPVFEGLDGGVGSLIKWNPMANVEGADAWNFLRTMNVPVNSLHSQGYVSIGCEPCTRPVLPGQHEREGRWWWEDAKAKECGLHKGNLKEDAAAQLNGNGNGALHANGAPEVADIFNSQNLVTLNRTGMENLLRLENRKEPWIVVLYAPWCQFCQGMEQSYVELADKLVGSGVKVGKFRADGDQKEFAKQELQLGSFPSILFFPKFSSRPIKYPTEKRDVDSLMTFINALR, via the exons ATGGCTTtcagtgtttcttcttcttcttcttcttctgcaacTGCGATTTCTGCTACCAATTATTCTCGCTCAACTCCTCCTTCTGAGCTCAAAG TTCCGCAATTCGGTTCATTTCGGCTTCTGGATCGGCCGGCTGCCTTGAATCTATCGCAACGGAGATGCGCTGTGAAGCCTGTGAATGCGGAGCCTAAAAGGAATGACTCGATTGTTCCCCTTGCAGCTGCTATCGCTGAGCCTG AGGTGTCAGAGAAAGTAGAGGTGGAGGATTTTGAGCAGTTGGCCAAGGagcttgagaaatcctctccttTGGAGATTATGGATAAGGCACTTGAAAAGTTTGGCAATGAAATTGCTATTGCATTCAG TGGTGCAGAGGATGTTGCTTTGATTGAATATGCAAAACTAACTGGGAGGCCCTTTAGGGTTTTTAGCCTGGACACCGGGAGATTAAACCCAGAAACATACAAGTTTTTTGACACTGTTGAGAAGACTTATGGCATACGAATTGAGTATATGTTTCCTGATGCTGTTGAAGTTCAAGCATTGGTAAGAAGCAAGGGCCTGTTCTCTTTCTACGAGGACGGCCATCAGGAATGCTGCCGCGTGAGGAAAGTAAGACCCTTGCGAAGGGCTCTCAAGGGACTACGTGCCTGGATTACCGGACAAAGAAAAGATCAATCCCCTGGTACTCGGGCTGAAATCCCCGTTGTTCAAGTAGACCCTGTATTTGAGGGACTGGATGGTGGAGTTGGAAGTCTGATAAAGTGGAACCCAATGGCAAATGTAGAGGGTGCAGACGCATGGAACTTCCTCCGAACCATGAACGTGCCAGTGAACTCCCTACATTCACAAGGCTACGTCTCAATTGGTTGTGAGCCTTGCACAAGACCGGTCCTTCCAGGCCAACACGAGAGAGAAGGAAGATGGTGGTGGGAAGATGCTAAGGCAAAGGAATGTGGCCTTCACAAAGGAAACTTAAAGGAGGACGCAGCTGCTCAACTCAACGGCAACGGAAATGGAGCTCTCCACGCTAATGGAGCTCCCGAAGTCGCTGatattttcaactcccaaaaCTTGGTCACACTTAACCGAACCGGAATGGAGAACTTATTGAGGTTGGAGAACAGAAAGGAACCATGGATTGTTGTACTCTATGCTCCATGGTGCCAATTCTGTCAAGGAATGGAACAATCATATGTTGAATTGGCTGATAAATTAGTAGGAAGTGGCGTAAAAGTCGGAAAATTCAGGGCGGACGGAGATCAGAAAGAGTTCGCGAAACAAGAACTACAATTAGGAAGCTTTCCTAGCATCCTTTTCTTCCCCAAATTCTCCTCCAGGCCTATCAAGTACCCCACAGAGAAAAGAGATGTAGATTCTCTAATGACTTTCATCAATGCTCTTCGCTGA